The nucleotide sequence agccctcctctcgaaggcagccctccttgcgaagacaacactcctagcgaaggcagcactccttgcgaaggcagcactccttttgaaggcagcactcctagcgatggcagcacaccttgcgaaggcagcacttcttgcgaaggcaccacaccctgcgaatgcagatctctgtggaaaggcagcactccgtgggaaggcagcactacgtgcgaaggctgcactccgtgcgaaggctgcactccttgcgaaggcagcactccttgcgaaggcagcactcctagcgaagacagcactccttgcgaaggcagcacttcttgcaaaggcacaactccctgcgaatgcagatctctgtgcaaaggcagcactccgtgcgaaggcagcactacgtgcgaaggctgtactccatgcgaaggcagcactccttgcgaaggcagcactccttgcgaaggcagcactccttgcgaaggcagcactccttgcgaaggcagcactccttgcgaaggcagcactccctgcgtagggagcactccctgcgaatgcagcactcctagcgaaggcagcactcctagcgaaggcagcagtccttgtgaaggcagcactccttgcgaaggcagcactccttgcaaaggcagcactccttgcaaaggcagcactccttgcgaaggcaacagtccatgcaaaggcagcacttcttgcggtggcagcactctgtgcaaaggcagcactccctgcaaaggcagcactctatgcaaaggctgcactccttgcgaaggcagcactctttgcgaaggcagccctccttgcgaaggcagcactctgtcaaaggaagcactccgtgtgaaggcagcattacgtgcgaaggctgcactccgtgcgaaggcagcactccttgcgaaggcagcactccttgcgaaggcaccactccctgcgaaggcagcactccctgcgtaggcagcactccctgcgaaggcagccctccttgcgaaggcagcactctgtcaaaggaagcactccgtgtgaaggcagcactatgtgcgaaggctgcaccccgtgcgaaagcagcactccttgcgaaggcagcactccttgcgaaggcagcattccttgtgaaggcagctctccttgcgaaggcagcactccctgcataggcagcactccctgcgaaggcagcactcctagtgaagg is from Schistocerca cancellata isolate TAMUIC-IGC-003103 unplaced genomic scaffold, iqSchCanc2.1 HiC_scaffold_1148, whole genome shotgun sequence and encodes:
- the LOC126159843 gene encoding uncharacterized protein LOC126159843, with amino-acid sequence MSAAFARSAAFAWGGAFARSAAFAMSAAFARIAAFTWTVAFARSAAFARIAAFARRADFARCATFPMSAAFARSAAFARSAAFAWSAAFAQSAAFARSAAFARSAAFARSAAFARNAAFARSAAFARIAAFTWTVAFARSAAFARIAAFARSAAFARSAAFTRSAAFAGSAAYAGSAAFARRAAFTRNAAFARSAAFARSAAFARGAAFAHSAAFTRSASFDRVLPSQGGLPSQGVLPTQGVLPSQGVVPSQGVLPSQGVLPSHGVQPSHVMLPSHGVLPLTECCLRKEGCLRKECCLRKECSLCIECCLCRECCLCTECCHRKKCCLCMDCCLRKECCLCKECCLCKECCLRKECCLHKDCCLR